One Amaranthus tricolor cultivar Red isolate AtriRed21 chromosome 1, ASM2621246v1, whole genome shotgun sequence DNA window includes the following coding sequences:
- the LOC130813378 gene encoding heat stress transcription factor B-3, with translation MERVCEKGGGLLEYEIVRKQNSAPFLLKTYMLVDDPETDPMISWNEGGTAFVVWQPAEFSRDLLPTLFKHCNFSSFVRQLNTYGFRKVATSRWEFSNNMFQQGKRELLGRIRRRKAWTHRQQPLTAVAPPTLKQTSSEPPTSNQDEDQRSSSSSSSSEFNNLVHENKRLKEENGVLSSELTTMKNKCKELFDLVAIYANRKENCHNNNDDNDDNDDKCERQLKLFGVKLEVQGQRETKRKRSEEVYDTARILLSQSCK, from the exons ATGGAACGTGTGTGTGAAAAGGGTGGTGGGTTGTTAGAATATGAAATTGTAAGAAAACAGAATTCGGCACCCTTTTTGTTGAAGACGTATATGCTTGTGGATGAtcccgaaaccgacccgatgatCTCGTGGAACGAAGGCGGAACCGCCTTCGTCGTGTGGCAGCCGGCGGAGTTTTCCCGGGATTTGCTTCCTACACTCTTTAAGCATTGCAACTTCTCTAGCTTTGTTAGACAACTCAATACTTAC GGGTTTAGGAAAGTGGCAACAAGCCGATGGGAATTCAGCAACAACATGTTCCAACAAGGCAAACGAGAATTACTTGGCCGAATTCGACGACGTAAAGCCTGGACTCACCGTCAACAACCACTGACCGCGGTGGCACCGCCGACACTCAAACAAACGAGCTCAGAACCTCCAACAAGCAATCAAGACGAAGATCAAAGATCCtcgtcttcatcatcatcttctgaGTTCAATAATTTGGTGCACGAAAACAAGAGACTGAAAGAGGAAAATGGTGTGCTAAGTTCAGAACTCACAACCATGAAGAACAAGTGCAAGGAACTCTTCGACTTAGTTGCAATCTACGCAAACCGAAAGGAAAACTGCCACAACAACAACGACGacaatgatgataatgatgataaatGCGAAAGACAGCTGAAATTGTTCGGGGTAAAATTAGAAGTTCAAGGACAAAGGGAGACGAAGAGGAAGAGATCGGAAGAGGTTTATGATACAGCTAGAATTTTATTATCTCAGTCGTGCAAGTAA